Proteins encoded together in one Vigna angularis cultivar LongXiaoDou No.4 chromosome 5, ASM1680809v1, whole genome shotgun sequence window:
- the LOC108340580 gene encoding aconitate hydratase, cytoplasmic, producing MYITTSSSSSSSLLGATTPKLLSSSPSRTFAFPPSFTPYSSRNPLRSSLPRWSHRLHHVSPLTLRPPIRAVAPAVERFHREIANAANENPFKGNLTSLPKPGGGEFGKFYSLPSLNDPRIDRLPYSIRILLESAIRNCDNFQVKKEDVEKILAWEINSTKQVEIPFKPARVLLQDFTGVPVVVDLACMRDAMNKLGSDSNKINPLVPVDLVIDHSVQVDVTRSENAVQANMELEFQRNKERFAFLKWGSTAFRNMLVVPPGSGIVHQVNLEYLGRVVFNNEGLLYPDSVVGTDSHTTMIDGLGVAGWGVGGIEAEAAMLGQPMSMVLPGVVGFKLYGKLGNGVTATDLVLTVTQILRKHGVVGKFVEFYGDGMGELSLADRATIANMSPEYGATMGFFPVDHVTLQYLKLTGRSDDNVAMIESYLRANKLFVDYNEPQQDRVYTSHLELNLSEVEPCISGPKRPHDRVPLKEMKADWHACLDNKVGFKGFAIPKEAQGNVAKFDFHGQPAELKHGSVVIAAITSCTNTSNPSVMLGAGLVAKKARELGLQVKPWVKTSLAPGSGVVTKYLHQSGLQKYLNEQGFHIVGFGCTTCIGNSGELDESVSSAISENDIVAAAVLSGNRNFEGRVHPLTRANYLASPPLVVAYALAGTVDIDFEKEPIGTGENGKNVYLRDIWPSTEEIAEAVQSSVLPDMFRSTYEAVTKGNSMWNHLQVPADSLYSWDLNSTYIHEPPYFKNMTMDPPGPHGVKDAYCLLNFGDSITTDHISPAGSIHKDSPAAKYLLERGVEPKDFNSYGSRRGNDEVMARGTFANIRLVNKLLNGDVGPKTIHVPTGEKLYVFEAATRYMASGQDTIVVAGAEYGSGSSRDWAAKGPMLLGVKAVIAKSFERIHRSNLVGMGIIPLCFKSGEDADTLGLTGHERYTIDLPSTIIEIRPGQDVTVTTDNGKSFTCTIRFDTEVELAYFNHGGILPYVIRNLIKE from the exons ATGTATATAACAAcgtcctcttcctcttcctcttcgcTCCTCGGAGCAACCACACCCAAACTCCTCTCTTCCTCACCTTCTAGAACCTTCGCTTTTCCTCCTTCTTTCACTCCATACTCTTCCCGCAATCCCCTCCGCTCCTCCCTCCCGCGGTGGAGCCACCGCCTCCACCACGTCTCTCCCCTCACTCTCCGTCCTCCAATCAGAGCCGTCGCTCCCGCCGTCGAACGCTTCCACCGCGAAATCGCTAACGCGG CCAACGAAAATCCTTTCAAGGGAAACTTGACGAGTCTCCCCAAGCCGGGTGGCGGGGAGTTTGGAAAGTTCTACAGTCTTCCTTCTCTCAATGATCCCAGAATTG ACAGGTTACCATACTCCATCAGAATTTTACTTGAATCTGCCATTCGTAACTGTGACAATTTTCaagtaaaaaaagaagatgTAGAGAAGATTCTTGCCTGGGAAATAAACTCTACGAAGCAAGTTGAGATTCCTTTCAAGCCCGCTCGTGTTCTGTTGCAG GATTTTACTGGAGTGCCGGTTGTCGTTGACCTGGCTTGCATGCGTGATGCTATGAATAAGCTTGGCAGTGATTCAAATAAGATCAATCCTTTG GTTCCTGTTGATCTTGTCATTGATCATTCAGTTCAAGTTGATGTTACAAGGTCAGAAAATGCAGTGCAGGCCAATATGGAGCTTGAATTCCAGAGAAACAAGGAGAGATTTGCGTTTCTTAAATGGGGGTCAACTGCATTCCGTAATATGCTTGTTGTTCCTCCTGGTTCTGGTATAGTACATCAG GTCAATCTTGAATATCTAGGAAGGGTTGTATTCAACAATGAGGGCCTCCTCTATCCCGACAGTGTGGTTGGGACTGATTCACATACAACTATGATAGACGGGCTTGGTGTTGCTGGATGGGGAGTTGGAGGTATTGAAGCCGAGGCAGCAATGCTTGGTCAG CCTATGAGCATGGTTTTGCCTGGTGTTGTGGGGTTCAAGTTATATGGAAAACTGGGCAATGGTGTAACAGCAACAGACTTAGTTCTAACTGTGACTCAAATTCTCCGAAAGCATGGTGTTGTGGGGAAGTTTGTTGAATTTTATG GTGATGGTATGGGTGAATTATCTTTGGCTGATAGGGCCACTATTGCTAATATGTCTCCTGAATATGGTGCCACCATGGGCTTCTTCCCTGTGGATCATGTTACTTTGCAATATCTCAAGTTAACTGGAAGGAGTGACGACAAT GTGGCCATGATAGAGTCTTATCTCAGGGCAAACAAACTGTTTGTTGACTATAATGAG CCTCAACAAGACAGAGTGTATACATCACATCTTGAATTAAACCTTTCCGAAGTTGAACCATGTATTTCAGGACCAAAGAG ACCTCATGATCGGGTGCCTTTGAAAGAAATGAAGGCTGACTGGCATGCTTGTCTTGATAACAAAGTTGGGTTTAAG GGGTTTGCAATACCAAAAGAGGCACAAGGAAACGTTGCAAAGTTTGATTTTCATGGGCAGCCAGCGGAGCTCAAGCATGGCAGTGTTGTGATTGCTGCAATCACAAGCTGTACAAATACATCAAACCCTAGTGTTATGCTTGGGGCTGGTCTTGTTGCGAAAAAGGCTCGAGAACTTGGTTTGCAG GTCAAGCCTTGGGTTAAAACAAGTCTTGCTCCAGGCTCTGGAGTTGTCACAAAATATCTACACCAGAG TGGACTGCAAAAATATCTAAACGAACAAGGTTTTCATATAGTTGGATTTGGGTGTACTACATGTATTGGCAATTCAGGAGAGCTGGATGAATCCGTTTCTTCTGCCATCTCAGAGAATG ACATTGTAGCAGCTGCTGTGTTGTCTGGGAACCGTAATTTTGAGGGCCGAGTGCATCCGTTGACAAGAGCTAACTACCTTGCCTCTCCTCCTCTGGTTGTTGCTTATGCACTTGCTGGCACG GTTGACATTGATTTTGAGAAGGAGCCAATTGGGACAGGGGAGAATGGAAAGAATGTGTACTTGAGGGATATATGGCCATCTACTGAAGAAATTGCTGAG GCTGTCCAATCCAGCGTGTTGCCTGACATGTTCCGAAGCACATACGAGGCTGTTACCAAAGGGAATTCTATGTGGAATCATCTACAAGTTCCTGCTGACAGTCTCTACTCGTGGGACCTCAACTCAACATATATCCATGAACCTCCATACTTCAAGAACATGACCATGGATCCTCCAGGACCTCATGGTGTAAAAGATGCTTATTGTCTACTGAATTTTGGTGACAGTATAACCACTGATCATATTTCTCCAGCTGGAAGCATTCACAAGGATAGTCCTGCTGCTAAATACCTTCTTGAGCGGGGTGTGGAACCCAAGGATTTTAATTCTTATGGAAGTCGTCGAGGCAATGATGAAGTGATGGCAAGGGGAACTTTTGCGAACATTCGCCTTGTTAACAAGCTCTTGAATGGGGATGTTGGCCCGAAGACAATTCATGTTCCAACTGGGGAGAAGCTCTATGTGTTTGAGGCAGCAACG AGATACATGGCTTCTGGGCAAGACACCATTGTGGTAGCTGGAGCTGAATATGGCAGTGGAAGTTCTAGAGATTGGGCTGCCAAGGGTCCAATGCTACTG GGAGTGAAAGCTGTGATTGCTAAAAGTTTTGAGAGAATTCATCGCAGTAATTTGGTAGGAATGGGTATTATTCCGCTTTGCTTCAAATCCGGTGAGGATGCAGACACATTGGGATTAACTGGTCATGAACGTTATACAATTGACCTCCCAAGTACAATCATTGAGATTAGGCCTGGCCAAGATGTGACAGTCACAACTGATAATGGAAAATCTTTTACCTGCACCATACGCTTTGATACAGAG GTCGAACTTGCTTACTTCAACCACGGCGGCATCCTTCCATATGTCATAAGAAACCTCATCAAGGAGTGA
- the LOC108340665 gene encoding NEDD8-activating enzyme E1 regulatory subunit AXR1: MAEPKVKYDRQLRIWGDQGQAALEKSSICLLNCGPTGSETLKNLVLGGIGSITVVDGSKVEEGDLGNNFLVDELSLGKSKAKCVCSFLQELNDAVKAKFVEESPETLIETNPSFFSQFTLVVATQLVEYSMIKLDRICREANVILIFARSYGLTGFVRISVKEHDVIESKPEHFLDDLRLNNPWPELKRFADDIDLNVQDPVVHKHIPYVVILVKMADEWAKSHGGRLPSTREEKKEFKELLKAGMVAQDEDNYKEAIDSSFKVFAPRGISMELQQILNDSAAEVDSNSSDFWVLVAALKDFIANEGGGEAPLEGSIPDMTSSTEQYVNLQNIYHAKAEADFLVIERVARGILKKIGRDSNSIPRSTIKSFCKNARKLKVCRYRLIEDEFNAPNLPDLQKYLTDEDSSIAMGIYILLRAADRFSANYNSFPGQFDSAMDEDIPRLKSTAIGLLNDLGCNGTTLAEDLINEMCRFGAAELHAVAALVGGIASQEVIKLITKQFVPMSGTYIFNGIDHKSQLLSL, from the exons ATGGCAGAACCTAAGGTTAAGTACGATCGCCAACTCAG AATATGGGGTGACCAAGGACAAGCAGCCCTCGAGAAATCTAGTATTTGCTTACTTAACTGTGGCCCAACGGGTTCTGAAACGCTGAAGAATCTTGTTCTTGGTGGGATTGGAAGCATCACTGTAGTTGATGGATCTAAAGTCGAAGAGGGTGACCTTGGAAACAATTTTTTGG TGGACGAATTAAGCCTTGGAAAGTCAAAGGCAAAATGTGTTTGCTCATTTCTTCAAGAGCTGAATGACGCAGTTAAAGCTAAGTTTGTAGAAGAGTCTCCTGAAACATTGATTGAGACCAATCcatcatttttttctcaatttactTTGGTTGTTGCCACTCAG CTCGTGGAATATTCAATGATTAAGCTTGACCGAATCTGCAGGGAGGCAAATGTGATTTTGATCTTTGCTCGCTCCTATGGCCTTACAGGGTTTGTTCGAATTAGTGTGAAG GAACATGATGTGATTGAGTCAAAGCCTGAACATTTCTTGGATGATCTACGTTTAAATAACCCTTGGCCTGAACTCAAGAG ATTTGCAGATGACATTGACTTGAATGTTCAAGATCCTGTGGTCCATAAGCACATACCATATGTTGTCATTCTTGTCAAGATGGCTGATGAGTGGGCAAAAAGCCATGGTGGTAGGCTTCCATCGActagagaagaaaagaaggagtTCAAG GAGCTTCTTAAAGCTGGGATGGTTGCACAAGATGAGGATAATTATAAAGAGGCTATTGATTCATCATTCAAAGTATTTGCTCCCCGAGGAATTA GTATGGAGTTGCAACAGATACTAAATGATAGTGCTGCTGAAGTGGATTCTAATTCGTCAGATTTTTGGGTATTGGTGGCAGCTCTGAAG GATTTCATTGCAAATGAAGGGGGCGGGGAGGCACCTCTTGAAGGATCTATACCGGATATGACTTCTTCCACTGA GCAATATGTGAATTTGCAGAATATCTATCACGCCAAAGCTGAGGCTGATTTTCTTGTAATAGAACGTGTAGCGAGAGGTATATTGAAGAAGATTGGTAGAGATTCGAATAGCATTCCAAGGTCAACGATTAAAAGCTTCTGTAAAAATGCAAGAAAACTCAAA gTTTGCAGGTACCGTCTAATTGAAGATGAGTTTAATGCTCCAAACTTACCTGATTTACAAAAGTACTTAACTGATGAGGATTCCAG CATTGCCATGGGAATTTATATTTTGCTTCGAGCGGCTGACCGGTTTTCTGCCAATTACAATAGTTTTCCCGGCCAATTTGACAG TGCCATGGATGAGGATATACCTCGATTAAAGAGCACAGCAATCGGCTTACTCAATGATTTGGGATGCAATGGCACCACTTTGGCTGAGGACCTTATCAACGAGATGTGTCGCTTCGGTGCTGCAGAGCTTCATGCTGTTGCTGCTTTGGTTGGAGGAATTGCATCGCAAGAAGTGATCAAG